The proteins below are encoded in one region of Sulfitobacter sp. SK012:
- a CDS encoding DUF3299 domain-containing protein: MLNRRRMLTLLSGSVMAPTVGFAATPREIVWDDLIPKGVPYSQIIGEGELDEINDLWNPIYDANGVKLNEDLDGAYIKMPGYIIPLEVGAKGVKEFMLVPYVGACIHTPPPPANQLVMVTTALPWPGDNLWGAVWVTGVIRTQLQSTNLGQIGYSIAAEEMELYKW; the protein is encoded by the coding sequence ATGCTGAATCGCCGAAGAATGCTGACCCTCTTGTCTGGATCTGTCATGGCCCCGACGGTCGGCTTTGCGGCAACCCCGCGCGAGATCGTGTGGGATGACCTGATCCCGAAGGGCGTGCCTTATTCGCAAATCATTGGAGAGGGCGAACTCGACGAGATCAACGACCTTTGGAACCCGATCTATGATGCGAATGGTGTTAAGCTGAACGAAGATCTTGACGGTGCTTATATCAAGATGCCGGGCTACATCATCCCCTTGGAGGTTGGTGCAAAAGGCGTGAAGGAATTTATGCTGGTCCCCTATGTCGGTGCCTGCATCCACACGCCACCACCACCGGCAAATCAACTGGTCATGGTGACTACAGCGCTACCATGGCCGGGCGACAACCTCTGGGGCGCTGTCTGGGTCACCGGGGTGATACGGACGCAACTTCAATCAACCAACCTTGGCCAGATTGGCTATTCAATCGCAGCCGAAGAAATGGAGCTCTATAAGTGGTGA